The DNA region GAAATATTACAAATTGCTGCATCTATTGATAATAATAGTGAGCATCCATTAGCACAGGCGATTGTCAAAGCTGCAAAAAATAAAGGTATCTCTATAAATGATACAGCTGATTTTGAATCTGTCACAGGTAAAGGTGCAGTAGGCAAAATTGGTTCAAAAGTATATGGTATTGGAAATATGAAGTTGGTTGATTATCTTGGTGTCAAGTATGAGATAGATCTTAAGAAGATAACCGATAGGCAACTTAATGGCCAAACAGTTATGTATGTCGTGGAGGAAAAGGAATTAATTGGTATCGTCAGTGTTAGTGATCCTATTAAGGAGTCTACTCCAAAAGCAGTTAGAATACTACATGAATTAGGTGTTAAGATTATTATGCTTACTGGTGATAATACAAATACAGCCAGTTCTGTTGCAAAAGAGCTAGGAATTGATGATTATATGGCTGATTGTCTGCCAGAGGATAAGTTCAACAAAGTTAAAGAACTTCAAAGCAAAAATCAATATGTTGCAATGGCAGGTGATGGTATAAATGATTCACCAGCAATTGCTCAGGCGAATGTCGGTATTGCAATGGGTACAGGAACAGATGTTGCGATGGAAAGTTCTGACATTACATTGGTAAAAGGTGATTTAATTGGGATTGCCAAAGCAAAATCATTAAGCGTTAAGGTTATGAAGAATATTAAGCAGAATCTGTTTTTTGCATTCATTTATAATACCATTGGAATACCAATTGCAGCGCTTGGTTTATTGAATCCTATGTTTGCAGGCCTGGCAATGGCACTTAGTTCCATATCTGTACTTTCAAATGCATTGAGAATAAGGAAAATGGAAATATAATCGATGTACAGACTACATAAAGGAAAGCTAAAGGTTCCTTTATGTAGTCATATTTCTGTCATATTTACAGGGTATTGTGTACATATATATTTCGAAAAATACAATTAAGGAGAATAGTAATGACGGTTAAAAGAAAGCTCTATCTAGGATATTTTATCTTGGTTTTGATGTTAATTAGTTTGGGGAGTGTAGGCATCGTACAAATGGGAAAAATGAATGACAATATCAAAACAATGTATGAAAGTGATGTTAAGGCAATAGATTTACTTAAATCAGCACAATATAGTTTTGCCCTGGTTCAAAGGTCAGAGAAGAATATATTATTGGCATCTGATCAAGCGGAAAAAAAAGAACATTTTATGCATTTTGAAGAACGATATTTGGAAGATATTTATGGTAATATTAGTGATTATAATTTAATTAGCGAAGTGGAAATTGGTGGTCTAGTTGAAAGTATTCAAGAGTTTGAGTCTCTTCAAGCCAAGGCGATTCAGGAAAGTATTGATGGGAATAATGATGAGGCGATTAAACAGTCATTGTCAATTATGGAAGCTGCTGATAGCATTAATAATGAATTCATAGCTATGGTCGAAATTCAAATGGAAGAAATAGAACATCATTACATAAGTAGTGTATCGTTTTATGAATCAACAAAAAAACTTGTTGTAGTTTTCATTTTGAGCAGTATCATCATTAGTTTAGTCGTTGGATTTATTATTTCTTCATATATCAACAGACAATTAAAGAAAACAATGAGCTTTTCTTCTGATTTATCGAAAGGAAAATTTAACAAACCTGTTCAATCTAATAGAAAAGATGAATTCGGTGAACTATTTAGTAGTTTGAATATAACTTTAGCAACATTAGTTGATATGATTTCACAATCAATCAACATAGCAAGTGATTTAGATAAGGACAGTACAGTCTTGACTCAAGTTGTGGCACAAATGAAGACATCTATAGATAGTATACATAAGGAAGTTAACGATATCATTGATTCAAATACTGAAATTGAGCTGAAATCCTCAGAAATTGATCGTAATATAGACCAGGTTTTGAACGAATCACAGGTTATTTCGGGGCATAGCAGCGAAGCAAGTAATGATGCAAGCTTATTAAGGCGTGAATCTGAAAGTTTGAATGAAAATATTGAGGTTGTGAATGAAAAGAATAAGTTCGTTCTTAATTCAATATCACATGTAACAGTATCGGTAGATTCATTGAAAAAGGTTGCAGAGGGCATTGGGAGTATAACAACGATTATTCGAGGCATATCAAAACAGACATCTTTATTGGCACTAAATGCAAATATTGAAGCTGCAAGAGCAGGAGAAAGTGGCAAAGGATTTGCAGTTGTTGCCAATGAAATAAAAGCTTTAGCTGAAGAATCAAGTTCAGCAACCGACCAAATTGATAAAATGGTACAAGATGTACAAGTGAAAATTGACGATGTCGTTAGCAAAATTGATGAAACAAATACAGAAATTCATAGTTCTCATGAATATTTTACTGGTATGATGGAGGCTACAGAGAAATTGGGCAAAAGCATAGAGTCAGTGGCGGATCATATTATTGGTATCAACGATAAAGTGATTAAGCTTGTTGAGTCATCTTCATATGTGAAGAGTTCATCTGCGGATATACTTAACTTGGTGATTTCAAATGGTGATGCAACGTCTGAAATTAATCAAGAGATTTCAAACCAAGTCATTACCTTTAAAGAAATAATTCTTACATCAGAGGAATTGAAGAATAGGGCGAACAGCTTGACAGACAGTAATAAGAGTTTTGTACTTGAATAAACATTATAAGGTATTAAAACAACAAGGGGTAAAATAGATGAAGAAGAGCTATCGAAGTATTAGCATTATCGCTTATACAAATGTTGCAATAATATTTTTACTAGAAATCCTCCATAATCAATTGATGAATATATCAGAATTTCTTTTATTTGGAATACTCTTAGTTTATTCATTGGTCAATGGATGGTATATTCAACGAATAATTGCAAGACAGCGTAAGTATGAAACAGAATTATCCCATGAGAAAGTTTTCTCTAATCATATTCTGGAAACTATATCCTCAGGTGTTATCATTCTTGAGGCTAGATATAGGATAAAATATCTCAATAATTCAGCAAAAGAGTTACTTGGCGTAAAGGATGTTGAAGGAAGGCATATCTTTGAATATTTTAAGAATGAGAAAGCACGATTAAATAAAGTCATAGAAGGTACGGTAAGTGGAAGTATTAACCATAGTATACATGTTATTCAGTATTCGAAAGAATTACATGAAAAACATTTGGTTTTAAAAGCGCTACCATTTAATACAGAAGAAGAAAACCAAAGTCAAATCATGTTATATATTGAAGATATAACAGAACAGATTGAATTAACTAGAAAACTCGAAGAACAGTACCTTAATATGTTCAAAAGCTTTGTCAAATTCATCGATGCGAAAGATACCTATACGGGTTTGCATTCGTCGAATGTTAGTGACTATGTAAAGCTTATACTAAGTCAGATGGAAATTAGCAATGAGCTAGCTGATGAAATAATTGTTGCTGCTAATCTACATGATATCGGCAAAATAGGCATACCTGAAAGTATTCTAAATAAACCAGGTAAATTGACAAATGAGGAATATAGTAAAATGAAAGAGCATCCTTCAATCGGTGCAAACCTTGTTGGAGAAATTATTGGATATGAAAATATCTCTAAAATTATAAGACACCATCATGAAAGATATGATGGTCGAGGATACCCTGATGGGCTGAAGGACACGTCAATCCCTCTTGGTAGCAAGGTTATTGCAGTAGCTGATGCATATGATGCAATAACCACAGATAGAATATATCAAAAACATCGTAGTGTTGAGGAGGGAATTAACATCTTAAACAATGAAAAGGGAAAACAATTTGATCCCGAAATTGTGAATTGTTTTATTGAAGCACTAGAGATTATTAAGGTAGATGCTTCATGATTAAAGAAAAGTGAGGTAATGATATGAAAAATAAACTTCTAATAAGTTTGCTGATATTTGGAGCGGTTACAATTATGATTGGAATTTATGGTATAAATAGCCAAAAAGATCATAGCGTTAAGACAACAACATCCGAAGTTAGTAGAACTTCAAATGAGTTAAATGCCTTACCTATTCCTGCATTATTGGAGGACAAAAACCCAGAAGAGGGTATATCCGATTATTATCTTAATGTTCAAAAAGGGACAACTAATTTCATGGACGATTTATTAACACCTACTTTAGGCTATAACGGTAATTATCTTGGACCGGTACTTAAAACGGTTAGAGGTGAAGAAATAAATATGCACATTAGCAATGAGCTTAACGATACAACATCTGTTCATTGGCATGGCTTAGAAACTAATGGACCTGAAGACGGTGGACCACGTCAAATTATTGGTGTTAATAGTACTTGGGAACCATCCTTTACCATTAATCAGCCTGCAGCAACCTTATGGTTTCATCCCCATGTCATAGGTACAACAGCTACGCAGGTCTATCAAGGTTTAGCAGGCCTAATTATTATCGAAGATGAGAATTCGAAGTCTTTAAACCTTCCAGATGATTATGGCGATAATGATATTCCCCTAATAATCCAAGATAGAAGCTTCAATGAAGATGGGGCATTTGTTTACGCAAATAATATGATGAATGGTGCGGTTGGAGATAAGATCATTGTTAATGGTGCTATAACCCCTTATTTGGATGTTAAGCAAATGAAGTATCGGTTTAGAATTGTCGATGGTGCGAATGCAAGTAACTACAACTTAAGGTTAAGTGATGATAGCGAATTCTATCAAATCGCATCTGACGGTGGTCTCCTTGAAAAACCGATAGAGAGCAAAAAAATATTTGTTTCACCCGGTGAAAGAGCAGAAATCATTATTGATTTTGATAAGTACCAAGAAGGCGATGTCGTTGAGCTTCTAACAGATACTAAATTAGTTATGACTTTCAGAATTGGTGAAGCAGCAGAAGATCTGACGGTGATTCCTGAAAGGCTGACAGAGATTGAGAAAATTGATGAGAGCCTGGTAACGAGTGTGAAAACAATCGAACTAGATGGTATGGGTCACATGGTTAGTATCAATGGCAGAAAATTCGATATGAATAGAATAGATGACAATGTCACACTTGGTGATATTGAGATCTGGGAAATTACAAGCAACAGTACCATGATGGGTAAAATGGGTCATCCATTTCATATTCATGGCACCCAGTTTCAGATTCTCAGTCGTGATGGG from Petrocella atlantisensis includes:
- a CDS encoding methyl-accepting chemotaxis protein, coding for MTVKRKLYLGYFILVLMLISLGSVGIVQMGKMNDNIKTMYESDVKAIDLLKSAQYSFALVQRSEKNILLASDQAEKKEHFMHFEERYLEDIYGNISDYNLISEVEIGGLVESIQEFESLQAKAIQESIDGNNDEAIKQSLSIMEAADSINNEFIAMVEIQMEEIEHHYISSVSFYESTKKLVVVFILSSIIISLVVGFIISSYINRQLKKTMSFSSDLSKGKFNKPVQSNRKDEFGELFSSLNITLATLVDMISQSINIASDLDKDSTVLTQVVAQMKTSIDSIHKEVNDIIDSNTEIELKSSEIDRNIDQVLNESQVISGHSSEASNDASLLRRESESLNENIEVVNEKNKFVLNSISHVTVSVDSLKKVAEGIGSITTIIRGISKQTSLLALNANIEAARAGESGKGFAVVANEIKALAEESSSATDQIDKMVQDVQVKIDDVVSKIDETNTEIHSSHEYFTGMMEATEKLGKSIESVADHIIGINDKVIKLVESSSYVKSSSADILNLVISNGDATSEINQEISNQVITFKEIILTSEELKNRANSLTDSNKSFVLE
- a CDS encoding HD domain-containing phosphohydrolase, with translation MKKSYRSISIIAYTNVAIIFLLEILHNQLMNISEFLLFGILLVYSLVNGWYIQRIIARQRKYETELSHEKVFSNHILETISSGVIILEARYRIKYLNNSAKELLGVKDVEGRHIFEYFKNEKARLNKVIEGTVSGSINHSIHVIQYSKELHEKHLVLKALPFNTEEENQSQIMLYIEDITEQIELTRKLEEQYLNMFKSFVKFIDAKDTYTGLHSSNVSDYVKLILSQMEISNELADEIIVAANLHDIGKIGIPESILNKPGKLTNEEYSKMKEHPSIGANLVGEIIGYENISKIIRHHHERYDGRGYPDGLKDTSIPLGSKVIAVADAYDAITTDRIYQKHRSVEEGINILNNEKGKQFDPEIVNCFIEALEIIKVDAS
- a CDS encoding multicopper oxidase family protein; translation: MKNKLLISLLIFGAVTIMIGIYGINSQKDHSVKTTTSEVSRTSNELNALPIPALLEDKNPEEGISDYYLNVQKGTTNFMDDLLTPTLGYNGNYLGPVLKTVRGEEINMHISNELNDTTSVHWHGLETNGPEDGGPRQIIGVNSTWEPSFTINQPAATLWFHPHVIGTTATQVYQGLAGLIIIEDENSKSLNLPDDYGDNDIPLIIQDRSFNEDGAFVYANNMMNGAVGDKIIVNGAITPYLDVKQMKYRFRIVDGANASNYNLRLSDDSEFYQIASDGGLLEKPIESKKIFVSPGERAEIIIDFDKYQEGDVVELLTDTKLVMTFRIGEAAEDLTVIPERLTEIEKIDESLVTSVKTIELDGMGHMVSINGRKFDMNRIDDNVTLGDIEIWEITSNSTMMGKMGHPFHIHGTQFQILSRDGKEPPLSEQGWKDTVFVQADETVRIIVKFNYKGVFMYHCHILEHEEAGMMGQLEVIEQ